GTTACCTGTACGATTGGTTGCAAAAGGCTCGGGTCGAAGTTATTCGAGGACCTCAAAAGACCCCATACTCTGAAAACTTGGTCTCGGAGCTCCATCATTTGTTCCTGTTCAGCCTCGCTAAACTTGAAGGGACCTGCCGGATTGCCACTGGAAATTAATGGCTTCAAAAATTCTGGAGCCACGTTGTATGAATCAATCAGCGTTCCAATTGTGATGGCTTCTGTTACACGAACTGCCTCTTTCACAACTAGCACACGCAATTCCTCCCCATCAGGACCAAGGAGAAGCTTTAGAACAGGTTGTAGAGCATCTTTGGCTGCAAACTCTCTATCTTGGCGACCTTGAACAAGAAGATTTTCAAGCCTATTCCATCTGCAGAGACGGAAAAGTTAAACAATGGTATCCTGAGTGGTTCTTTGATCCGTCAAAAGACTAAAATATGTACAGATGAGCAGGTACTTGCCTGAATCTTCCGTCCTTGAACAGAAGCTCAATTAAAGCATCTCTTAGATATGGATTGGGATCAGTGAGTAGCCTTTTAGCAAAGTAAGGGTATGAGGCAGCAAGCACCTTAAAATTAGGGTCAGCATAGAGTGCTAAACCTTCCAGCACAGTCAGTGATCGCAGTATCAATGCGTAGTATGCAGGTACTGGATTTGAATAAAGAGACAAGTTATATCactatttgatcaaaattaagGCAGGACTAGAAAATAATATCTGAACAATTTAAGCTTTACCGTTGAATGGGTACTGATAGAGAACAGCACCTAACCCATCAACTATCGTCTTGAAGTTCAGCTCACTCACTGTTGCGTTCAGCGCATCATCAAAGAAATTCTTGAGAGCAGGCACAATTGGGGAAACATCGACATCAGGTTCCAAGAAATCTAGCGCATAATAATCACGAGCCATAGCTTCATAGTCCCTATTGACCAAGTGGACAACATGTCCTATAATGGCTACCCTTGCATCCTCTGGTGTTTCACTCATCATGCCAAAATCAAGAAAAGCAAGCTTCCCCTCGGGTGTTGCCAATATATTACCAGGATGAGGATCAGCATGAAAGTAACCATATTCCAGAAGCTGCCTCAAGCTACACTGGATGCCAATGTTGACCAAATCTAGAACCTTCAATCCTTGACTTTCAATAACTGCTTGCTGATTTAATTTTACACCCTCAATCCACTCCATAGTCAGAACCTTTGCACTTGTGTAATCCCAAAATATATCAGGCACCAATATATCTTGCTTATCGGCGTATAATTTCTTAAACTTTCTTGCATTTTGGCCTTCCTGCATTCCATATTTTTACAAATATATTTATTTAACCATGAATAACAACTGGCAGACAAACTAAACAGAATAATTATTATCATTGTGATCAAGCAACCGATAATTTCTATTTGCCTTTGAGTTCATTATTAACTAAGTTTATTGTAAAGAAATCAGTTTAAAAACAAACTATGTATATATTGTAGCCTGAAGACAAGGTTAACAAGGTATATTGAAAGAAGTTCACAAAGACAAGAGGAATGTACCTGGACATAATTGAGCTCTTGGAAAACTCTTCGAGCAAATTCATCCATGAGAGCAACAACATCACTGGTTACAATGTCAACATACTTATTTATTAAAAAGCCAAGGCCCCTGAGTAGATAAAAATCAAGCCCTATGGCATCCTCAATACCAGGTCTTTGCACCTTAACAGCTACCAGCTTCCCAGAGTATTTCAACCGTGCCTTGTAAACTTGACCTAAACTAGCAGCTGCAATCGGGGAAGGTGATATTGTCGAGTAGATTGAATCAAGTGGGAAGCCAAGCTCTCTCTCAATACATGCAAATGCCTCTTCATCCGGAAACGTGGGAAGTGAATCCTGCAAGATAGCAAGGTTTCAGCAGTTGGGAGGGACAGGGACCTCAAATTTGCAACAGAAGTAACCTCCCAATTTGGAAGCATCCTAAGATTCCAGCTGGTGGAACTGACTCCCTCTAGAGCAATTGCCTGTTATGTATGTGACTAACCATGATCTTGCATAATAGGAACAAACGCTAGGCACTAGTAATTGAATGTTGAATGGACTAAGAAGTTGGGTCTAGCAATGCTCAACTTTCACCAGAACCTGATCTAGCGGCACAATGTTGAAATGTCATGATTCTAGCTTTGATAGTGCTATCCTGAACTTCAGTTCACTACAGATTTGCCCAATTAAAAAGTGAGGAATGCACAGCAACGCACCTGCAACTCGGCAAGCTCCTCGAGGTACTCGGCCGGGCAGAGGTCGGGGCGCGTAGATAGCCCCTGCCCAATCTTGACGAAGGTCGGGCCGAGCCTGGTGAGGATGGTCCGCAGCTCCACCGCCCTGGCTCGCCGCTGCGCCGAGGACGAGTCCCCGCTCCGCTCGTCCAGCAGAATCTTCACCGCGAAGGCCCCCAGCTTGGACAGCACCTCCGCCGCCCTCAGCGCCACCTGATTTTGATTACACAGCAACAGTCAGCGCAGCACGAGCAGCCAAAACAATCCGAGCAAACGAGCTGCTGGGCAGAGGTCGATTATAATTCCAAAATCGATCCGGGTTCGTGCGCGTGCCTTGAAGGGGCGGGAGCCGTAGCGGGCGGCGAGCAGCTCGGGGGTATagacggtggcgccggcggcgcgggccatgGCGCAGGCCTCGGCCTGCAGGTCTTCGGCGCGGTCGCGGGCGAAGGATGAGGCCACGGGTGGCCCAGCCGCGGTCGCGGCGCCgttggccggcgcgggcggggagGCGCGCGGCGAGAGCTGGATGGAGAGGTCCGGGGAcgggggcgcggcggtggaggcggcgcggagaagggagcggcgacggggcccgcggccgcgcgggggcgaggggagggagaaggagacggcggcggccgcggtggccgccatggccggccgcggcggggcgaGCGGGAGGGGAGGTGTGGAGGCAGGGGAGCTTGGGGTGAGCGTGCGCGTCGTCGACAGCGCTGGGCGTGTTTTTTCTTACATTTTGGTGGTTGTTTGGCTGTTTTTTTCCGGGAGATTTGATGTACGCCACAGAGAGagcgcgaggaggcggcggcgtccacgcCCACGCCACCGGCAGGCAGTGTAGGATTTGCTTCGGGAACTGACGAAGTGGACTGTAGGATTGGAGTTTCCGGAGAAAACGCTATGCAGGGTAGGAGTGGACTACCGGTATCTTCCGTCTGCGATAATTCCTTATTTAACGCTGGACAAATGATctatcttaaaaaaaattccttccttatttgacactcacTTTAACTTTTATTCCCAAATTAACACTCTGTTCGATTATCCATCCGACCACCGTTAAATTCCCTATGAAAAGATTATTTTGCCCCTGCCTCCTTCCTCctgctccttctccccctctctcATGGCCCCGCCTTGCGCCTGCCTCCTCTTccccatgctgctgctgctacttctCCCCGCCACTAGCATCTGCTCCACCGCCTAGCCATCCGGCGAGCATCCCCAGACCACACGTCGTTGGCATCGTACCCCGCGCCCACCTCGCCCGCCACAAACATGCGCCCTCGCGCGCTCCCCGCGGTGCACCACCGACGCGGCGCGAACGGAACCGCGAGCCGAGTCGCCACTGCAGCGATGGTGTGGACGGGTCGAACACCACGGGGCGGGGCAGCGCTGGGCTGAGCGACCACGTGGAGCTCGTGACGAGGACGAGGCGCCCCGCGGCAGCCACGGACTggagcgggaggcggcgggagaggaaggACGGGTGCTAGAGCCtcagcggcgacgacggcatCGGCGGCGCCGACAGCTCGTCCCAGCGCCCCGCGATGGCGTCGTAGGCTGCAAACGAGACGCCGGCGCCAGTGGCATCGGCACCGCCATCGAGGACCGCATAGAGCGAGAGGAACGGTAGGAACGATGGTGAGTAGAGCAGGCGGCACCAGGGCTGGCAGACGGCATGCAGGAGATGTGGCGGGAGCGACGCGAGGCAGAGCTGAGCCAGGTGGTCCGGCAGACCTGGGAGCaggggctgctgctgcgggtGTTGCTCCCACGGCTGCTGCCGCTGTGCGTGCGCTCGGGACCGGttcgcctccgcggcggcggcggtgtcgtcCATGGGCGTGGCGGTGACCGTCCGATGGCGCTTGTTGGGCTCGGTGGCGAGGAGGCGCGATGTGGCGGTGGCGATGGGGAGGACGGGTGCCAGAGCCTCAGCGGCAGCcgaggagggggaagggggaTGAAGCAGCAGCAGGGGGAAGAGGAGGCAGCGCAAGGCCGGGCcatgagagaggaggaggaggaggaggaggaaggagataGGAGCAAAATAGTCTTTTCACAGGGAATTTAGCGGTGGTCGGATGGAAAATCAAACGGACTGTCAATTTGGGAACGAAAGTTGAAGtcaatgtcaaataaggaaaaaaTTTAAGGACTAAGGAAGGAACGGATTATTTgtctagtgtcaaataaggaattatcTCCATCTTGTACTCCTACTGAAACTAAAAAACCGGTGAAAGGTACACAAATGCAAAAAGACactaaaaataaattaaaaaccGGCATGTCTAAGTTGTGCAGCTAAGGAATTTCTATAGCAATTCGAAAACTAAAATGGAAGGAAGTGGTCATTAAGCCGTCAATTATAATGTAAGTACTCTATAACAGTGCGACAGTTTTAGTACCAGAAGCCAGCAAACTTTCGTTTTATACATGCCTTGCGCAGTTGTCTCTGAGCACGTCCAGGACAGctacagttggacacatgaGGGCCACGAAATTGATTTGTTTGACTCGAACTCTTGCCCCTGAGATCTTTCGTGGGAAATGAAAACTGAGCTAATCGCCACGTTCATAGAGTTTGTGGTGTGACCTTCAGGTACCGTTCGGATGGGCCTGGTAGAAGTACAACGGCCCGTTACGGAAGGTACTCGGGGACGCGTGCTCATCGAGGAAtatagggccttgtttagttgccaaagtttgtaGGTGCCAAATTAGTATTAcagcactgtagcgtttcgtttgtatttgtgaattattgtctaaacattgactaattaggcttaaaagattcgtctcacaaagtacaacaaaaattgtgcaattaatttttaatttcatctacatttagtactccatgcatgtaccgcaagtttgatgtgatggtgaatcttctttttgcatagtgacaaagttgtgagttgggggtgaactaaacaagggctaggTAAAGATAGGGTTGCTGTAAAGAGATAAAGGTCTAGGACTAGATCGAATCGGAATCGGACTATATAAGTGCTGTAGGGATCCTCAAAAATCCAAACTATATTCGATATGATATATATTGAGAATATAAACCCCGAACACAAGACATAAGGTATTACACTAATCTGGTGACCCGAACTTGGTAAAGTCCTCCGTGTCCTTATGTCCATCCATCTAGCTCTAGGTATGGCAATCCCCTCCACACAATCTACCACCTTAGTCTACCCCGTGGTGGACTGCCGGACTATTCCCCTagcagttggcgtgccaggtaggggtttGCCGTGTCAGTTGGCGAGCTTGATGGACGCCGTCAAGATCCCAAAGAGCTGCATCATCTTTGACGCCATAGGACTGGCAATACCTTTCCAGGACACaacgctgcctccgccgccggcgatcaTGCGGCCAACCACTCGATCTCTCGGGGGTCAGCTTCTCGTCGGGGAGGTGCCCTGCATCATCCCTAGTCCTTCGATTAAGAAGATCGAAACCTTTGACCAGGCCCTAGCCTCGGTCGTGAGAAACTCGAGTCTGTCTAACAAATCCCATCTGGCTAATGCCTAGATCCCGACCGGCCGAGTAATCCTTGAGAGGCCACTTCAGGCTAGGAACTCACTAGTTCTGATTTGAGATTTGTTGTACCCAACAGCAGGAACAGACGGGGCCTCTGGAGCCCTCTACCTCTCTACCGATGGTCTGGTCCAAACCATAAATCGGATCGCGTCTCAACTAGCTGAGTGCATAACCCTCTGCAAATCTACTCTCGGAGGGGCGCCGACTGGTGCAGCTCCTCGTGTCCATGTCCGTTATGGGCTGAGGAATGCCGCCGCCACCTACTAGGAGGTGACGAGGAAAGCAATGGCGAGATCGAACTTCTTCGACTCGGTCAATGACCAGTCGGATGAGGACGAGCCGCAGATCATGGCTATCATCAACAGTCACCCACCTGCTGATGATTCTCTCTTCCCGATCTTGGAAGAGGGCGCGGAGACGGAATCTGCAACAGATCCAGAACCCGCAACAAAAGATCCGGTTCAGACAGAAACTTTTGTCGACTCCACTGATAGCTCTGAAAGCCACTCACCCCTTGGTTTCGTCTATGCCGTTGCAGCCCAGTGGTCTCCGATGATGAGCGAACCGTCAAGGGAGAGATGGAGCAAGCCAAGGCTCAATGCGTTCAGAAGAATGCCAATCGAGTGGCTAGGCGACAACAAATCCTTAATGTTGCTGAGAACGTCGTCGATGATCGAGATCAGGCTGAATCTCATTGAGACAGGAGAAGGAAGTCGCGTGGAGGCAAGCGATGCACCCTCTATCCTCGCAATTTAGAGCAGGAGTTCACCATGGACTACGATGGTCACAAGGTCTACACAACTCCAAAGGAGAATCTTATCACCACCAACAAAGAGCTCACCACTCTCCTTCCCAACATCCCGGGATTGGCTCGATTTAGCTTTACGTACAGCGATCTCCTCCACACAATCTACCACCTTGGTCTACCCTGTGGTGGACTGCTAGACTATTCCCCCGACAGAGTTGGTGAGCTTTTACTTTTTAGCTTTATGATTTAAAGTTCACTTGGTATTTCCATTtgaaaaaagtccattttactcccctcatctatttactttgtccacttaaccccctaagcaaaatttaggctcactttactccccaaactatttcattcgatccaatctaccccctaattacattttttttcttcatgcaCAAATTAAATTTTAAATTCTGATTTTGTCAGTTGACTTATAAGGTGGTGctctatgttagaaaaatatattagaattttttcatgattactttcatacagttttgtatatctaagatcaatatcGTATtgtattcctaacctatgaaattaatcatgaaaaattcttagtataattttctaacataaggcatcatgttttgtatatgctcacaaaatttaaactcaaaattcaactcataaacgaagaaacaaaaaagaaaaatctaattaggggtagattggaccaaacgAAATAGTTCACGGGAGGAAAGTGAGCCAAAACTTTGTTCATTTCAATTTCACAGTTCGTTCTTCTACAGTTTTACATGTTCTTTTGTCCAACTTCACTCCAACAGTGAAGCTAACTACTAATATCAAGCCTTTGGGTAGGGCTCCGGGATGCTCGGGCTTCGACACTGCAGCActctggagctggagctggtgaAGCTTAAAAAATGTGGTTTCACCAGCTCCTAATCTTTTCTAATTCATTTTGCTCAACAGGGAAAAAAATAACTTCTCACTGCGGTGTGCGGTGACACACAATGCTGCTACAGTGTACATGCAGGAGGAGTCGGATCTGGCCAAAACCCGGCCAAGCGGGCCGTCATGTTCTCttatttttcatatgctcattTACCCATAGCATAATGCATAAGATAAAGGGACCTTCTAGTTTCAAGATGAAATCAAATTAAAATGACCACCCATGCAACGATTTCAATTCTACTGAAAGATTTAGTTAGGGGTAAAGGGCGGAAATGTTACAATAATACACATTACTGTTGCAGAAATACTCATTCTGGTTATCTAGCACGCGGTGCAAGTTACAATTCATGTATTTTCACGTGAATACATGCGCATGTGCGCCTTCAAATTCATGATCTTATTGCGTGATTTTTTCTTACCATCCCACATGCATATTATTGCTAGCAATAGGGAATTGTTTCTTTTCAATCTTGTTCCTAAAACTTTGGTCTATTATCTGGGCATGTAAATGacttaaaataaaaaaaattcaactaTAAGTTTGTAGATTTCATCAAAACCTATAACTTTATATAAAATCTGTCTCCATCCAGATTTGCAaaagtttaaaaaaatataaataccaGGTAAAATGTCAAATCACAAAGACAAGAGGTTATCTGTGCTGGCTCTGATTAAGAGGGACTCGAATTTGTATGCAATCTCGGCCATCCAATCTTCTAATGAACTATCCAGATCTTCTGCTACAGTGATAAACAATGCCTCTATGAACAGGACTGGTTCTGTGCTGTACGGTGACCAAGAGAGCTCTCCCTCACACCTACCCGCCACTGCTTAAGTTGCAGTGCCTATAGCAACTGCACAGGAATTTGGTTGCATTGAGAGCTACTAGCATGGAAAATCCACAGATTGTTCTGTACCGGCTCTTATACTCGGTAATCTGACATGAATGAAACACTATGTTGTAGTGTTTGATGTCctcaataaataaatattggGAACATTCTCTTCCGATACCACAGAAAAACTCAtagaacggatggagtaatTTGTTATATTTGAAAAGATTGAAAATAAAGATAGGCATATTCCATATTGAGACATTAACAAGGCACCGTATCTAGTGGAAACCAGAGCACTGTGCAACCTTGGAAACTCTGAATAAGACCACAAGATGTTCatccaatggatagggttagAGATGGGGTTAATTTGCACTTAAACGCTCGCCGGCCAGCAATGCAAAACGGTATTTTGCGAATCCCCCTAGCCCCTGGTCCCTCCAAACCCCCCTACCATGGAGTCCAACGCGTGTGGCATTTCGTCTCTCCGCGGACAAAATGCGCCACCGCTATGGACCCTGTGCACGAGCAGCGGACGGACGCCCTCTCTCAAGTCAGTTGCCGTTGATTCTATGTCCATCGACACCAATGATGCCAGACTTACAGGAAGAAGGTTCCATGCTGCCAGCGCTCAGGTGTCCAATGCGCCGTGTGTAAGCAATATAATCACGCAAAGTTTTTTATTTACACACGATTGCAAAGAATATTTGAAGCATGTGGTTGGAATGATGTTTGATACACTCACAGTGTGGAGAAATTTTACAAATCGTATGCACATGAAGCTAGTTTCTCTGTTCGTGTTGGTCAGCACAAGaagcaaaattaaaaaatattaatcAAGCGGTATTATTGTTCAAGGGAAGGGTACAGAAAGGAGAACGTAAAAAATGTTATTGATGAATccggaaaaaagagaaagacaCATAATGTGATTGAAACCAGATGTGGTTGTGAGGCACATATTGTTGTCGAGCTTGGCAGTGATAAGAAGTATCAGATAGCTTCAATGGTTGAGGAGCACAGCCATAGTTTTGTGTCACCAGATAAGAGGAATTTGCTAAGATCCAACCGTAATATTAGTGAGAGGGCAAAGAGTACTTTATTCAATTGTCATAAGGTTAGCATTGGCACCTCACAGGCATACACACTTCTCCATGTCAGTGAGGGTGGGTTTTAGAATATTTGAAGCCTGTGGTTGGAATGATGTTTGATACACTCACAGTATGGAGAAATTTTACAAATCGTATGCACATGAAGCTAGTTTCTCTGTTCGTGTTGGTCAGCACAAGAAGCAAAATTAGAAAATATTAATCAAGTGGTATTATTGTTCAAGGGAAGGGTACAAAAAGGAGAACGTAAAAAATATTATTGATGAATccggaaaaaagagaaagacaCATAATGTGATTGAAACCAGATGTG
This sequence is a window from Setaria italica strain Yugu1 chromosome III, Setaria_italica_v2.0, whole genome shotgun sequence. Protein-coding genes within it:
- the LOC101756737 gene encoding protein ACTIVITY OF BC1 COMPLEX KINASE 3, chloroplastic, which produces MAATAAAAVSFSLPSPPRGRGPRRRSLLRAASTAAPPSPDLSIQLSPRASPPAPANGAATAAGPPVASSFARDRAEDLQAEACAMARAAGATVYTPELLAARYGSRPFKVALRAAEVLSKLGAFAVKILLDERSGDSSSAQRRARAVELRTILTRLGPTFVKIGQGLSTRPDLCPAEYLEELAELQDSLPTFPDEEAFACIERELGFPLDSIYSTISPSPIAAASLGQVYKARLKYSGKLVAVKVQRPGIEDAIGLDFYLLRGLGFLINKYVDIVTSDVVALMDEFARRVFQELNYVQEGQNARKFKKLYADKQDILVPDIFWDYTSAKVLTMEWIEGVKLNQQAVIESQGLKVLDLVNIGIQCSLRQLLEYGYFHADPHPGNILATPEGKLAFLDFGMMSETPEDARVAIIGHVVHLVNRDYEAMARDYYALDFLEPDVDVSPIVPALKNFFDDALNATVSELNFKTIVDGLGAVLYQYPFNVPAYYALILRSLTVLEGLALYADPNFKVLAASYPYFAKRLLTDPNPYLRDALIELLFKDGRFRWNRLENLLVQGRQDREFAAKDALQPVLKLLLGPDGEELRVLVVKEAVRVTEAITIGTLIDSYNVAPEFLKPLISSGNPAGPFKFSEAEQEQMMELRDQVFRVWGLLRSSNNFDPSLLQPIVQVLQEPEARVLGSRVAGGVTQRLAARLLQQLLRTPPAPGSSS